The Aspergillus luchuensis IFO 4308 DNA, chromosome 7, nearly complete sequence genome has a segment encoding these proteins:
- a CDS encoding putative C2H2 finger domain protein (COG:S;~EggNog:ENOG410PITN;~InterPro:IPR013087), protein MSTSDPSKPWDNSSDILQGIMGTRAVPTSGSSQVDLSSDGLSPSDLTLGDPASFLGFQFASEPAIPHPSHPSILQPWSLYHKQTSSPLPQLFDASAYPPLARWRNDQEAWNPLQVTGGPIYPAAFVVPRSHQVYGLDRRSSSGHHSTPSEAGSQYTGIHLSDSGYSTQGCTTRSVAASYALESACSPFLAPLDHEQDDRVSALDLNTAPYGDAMDALDSPSLLCQDVIKCDYPGCQWTGKCPSDKRKHEARHKKLFKCDEPNCTRKEGFGTINDLARHKKCVHKQEPERGPKVLYMCFGHNCPRRNKKWPRLDNFRQHLARMHSDEDVEELLRRSHEWYETCVKPQELGSSFIDSLSEEAPTLQAEPVSQSESLAKDTIQGSSASPVSVDRGFPSPETLTPDTVMRMNEEYNDRSADAASVQPPLAKPLPSELPALRALNLESSLDQKGPLPSQLDTARNGKMDDMVNEAAVNMINAMTKAMNTNERRRSQQSESGDEIVDQNVELSDRKRDMLQRILSAALDRLSGPSGSSHAPSQATPDEDREKKGWIQCEFCTKRTRLRCEMKKHKKRHERPYGCTFSKCNKTFGSKADWKRHENSQHFHAQCWRCTLPDATQEGLPCARLFYRQEIYVQHLKKHHETDDDEVRASLCNNRINRDGDPRPSHYWCGFCRVLLPLKTQGVGAWNERYNHIDVEHFKKGERVEDWLLPSGHLTKSQERDEIKKQRADGNGYDSEPAMDEISDDESVSSECAAEHEPLQDDLMAIDEEPTPETDSLQHNQSNSYPQSSNLRKRKFPALQSPTNPHRDTAQMAGLDKRSRLDSSWGSFYRGDDTMQPSRLPHEGSSAYCVGLASHEVMQ, encoded by the exons ATGAGT ACATCCGATCCCAGCAAGCCCTGGGACAATTCCAGTGATATCCTACAAGGCATTATGGGCACTCGGGCAGTGCCTACGTCAGGTTCTTCGCAGGTCGACCTCTCATCCGACGGGCTGTCCCCGTCCGACCTCACGCTGGGCGATCCGGCGTCATTCTTGGGCTTCCAATTCGCATCCGAGCCAGCCATTCCTCATCCTagtcatccatccattcttcaaCCATGGTCACTGTATCACAAGCAGACATCCTCGCCCCTCCCCCAGCTATTCGATGCCTCCGCCTACCCTCCGCTGGCACGATGGAGAAACGACCAAGAGGCGTGGAACCCGCTCCAAGTAACAGGTGGGCCCATCTATCCTGCTGCGTTCGTTGTCCCGCGTTCGCACCAAGTCTACGGCCTTGATCGCCGATCATCAAGTGGACATCACAGCACTCCCTCCGAGGCTGGTAGTCAGTATACCGGGATCCATCTGTCCGACTCCGGATATAGTACGCAGGGCTGCACCACACGCTCTGTGGCTGCATCATACGCCCTCGAGTCGGCCTGCAGCCCATTCCTGGCACCTCTCGACCACGAGCAGGATGATAGAGTATCCGCCCTCGACCTCAACACCGCCCCATATGGTGACGCCATGGATGCGTTGGACTCTCCGTCCTTGTTGTGCCAGGACGTGATCAAGTGCGACTACCCCGGTTGTCAATGGACTGGCAAGTGTCCTTCCGACAAGAG GAAACACGAAGCCAGACATAAGAAGCTCTTCAAATGCGACGAGCCGAACTGCACCCGCAAAGAGGGGTTCGGTACCATCAACGACCTTGCTCGTCACAAGAAGTGTGTTCACAAGCAGGAGCCTGAGCGGGGGCCGAAAGTCCTCTACATGTGCTTTGGACATAACTGCCCACGCCGGAATAAGAAATGGCCTCGATTGGACAACTTCCGTCAACATCTTGCTCGTATGCACAGTGACGAGGACGTTGAGGAGCTGCTACGGAG GTCGCATGAGTGGTATGAAACCTGCGTGAAGCCGCAGGAGCTGGGGTCCTCTTTCATTGATTCCCTGTCGGAAGAAGCGCCAACCCTACAGGCCGAACCAGTCTCCCAGTCTGAGAGCCTTGCGAAAGATACAATTCAAGGCTCTTCGGCCTCACCAGTTAGCGTTGATAGGGGATTCCCGTCTCCTGAAACCCTCACACCAGATACCGTCATGCGAATGAATGAAGAGTACAACGACCGTAGCGCTGACGCTGCATCGGTCCAACCGCCGCTTGCAAAGCCACTCCCTAGCGAGCTGCCCGCTCTGAGAGCCCTCAATCTGGAATCTTCGTTGGATCAAAAGGGTCCCCTACCCTCCCAGCTCGACACCGCCAGAAACGGAAAGATGGACGACATGGTCAATGAAGCTGCAGTCAACATGATCAATGCGATGACAAAGGCCATGAACACCAACGAGCGAAGACGGAGCCAGCAATCCGAGTCTGGGGACGAAATTGTCGACCAGAATGTGGAGCTGTCGGACCGCAAGCGCGATATGCTACAAAGGATCTTGTCCGCTGCCCTCGATCGTCTGTCAGGGCCGTCTGGCTCCAGCCACGCCCCTTCCCAAGCCACTCCGGATGAAGACCGTGAGAAGAAGGGCTGGATTCAATGTGAATTTTGCACGAAGCGGACACGTCTGCGATGTGAGATGAA GAAGCATAAGAAGCGACACGAACGGCCATATGGATGCACATTCTCCAAGTGCAACAAGACTTTCGGCAGCAAGGCCGATTGGAAGCGCCACGAAAATTCCCAGCATTTCCACGCGCAGTGCTGGCGGTGCACCCTGCCCGATGCCACGCAAGAGGGCCTCCCGTGTGCGCGCCTATTCTACCGCCAGGAGATATACGTCCAGCACCTGAAGAAGCATCACGAAaccgatgatgacgaggtcCGGGCGTCGCTGTGCAACAATCGGATCAACCGCGACGGTGATCCGCGTCCCTCGCACTACTGGTGCGGTTTCTGTCGGGTCCTGCTGCCCCTGAAGACACAGGGAGTGGGCGCCTGGAACGAACGATATAACCACATCGATGTCGAGCATTTCAAGAAAGGCGAGCGCGTGGAAGACTGGCTCCTCCCCTCTGGACATCTAACCAAGAGCCAAGAGCGGGACGAGATTAAGAAACAACGGGCCGACGGTAACGGTTATGATAGTGAGCCGGCCATGGATGAAATCAGCGATGACGAATCCGTGAGCAGCGAATGTGCTGCCGAGCACGAGCCACTGCAGGATGACTTGATGGCAATTGACGAGGAACCGACGCCCGAGACCGACTCGTTGCAACACAATCAGTCTAATTCTTACCCTCAATCGTCGAATTTGCGGAAGCGGAAATTTCCGGCGCTGCAGTCTCCAACGAACCCTCACAGAGATACCGCACAGATGGCAGGTCTGGACAAACGGTCAAGACTCGATTCCTCATGGGGATCGTTCTATCGTGGTGACGACACCATGCAGCCGAGTCGGTTGCCTCACGAAGGCAGCTCGGCTTATTGTGTCGGTCTAGCCTCGCACGAGGTGATGCAATAA
- a CDS encoding uncharacterized protein (COG:S;~EggNog:ENOG410PS1B;~TransMembrane:1 (i50-69o)), with amino-acid sequence MKMFSRSFNPLLRSRIPITQRASLSTSTARWSQDSSSSSAYREGMARYKLFVSPFAKVFLGAIFTYQVIHWTWLKLEMDESKAEKNKEVEALEKKAKELTGAQK; translated from the exons ATGAAAATGTTCTCCCGCTCCttcaaccccctcctccgctcccGGATCCCCATCACTCAGCGGGCCTCCCTGTCCACCTCCACTGCCAGATGGAGCCAGgactcgtcatcatccagtGCTTATAGGGAAGGA ATGGCCCGCTACAAACTCTTCGTGAGTCCCTTCGCCAAGGTCTTCCTCGGTGCCATCTTCACCTATCAGGTCATCCACTGGACATGGCTGAagttggagatggatgagtctaaggcggagaagaata AGGAGGTAGAggcgctggagaagaaggctaAGGAATTGACCGGCGCGCAAAAATAA
- a CDS encoding chromatin segregase YTA7 (BUSCO:EOG092606O3;~COG:O;~EggNog:ENOG410PFX7;~InterPro:IPR036427,IPR041569,IPR003959,IPR027417, IPR003593,IPR003960;~PFAM:PF00004,PF17862,PF07724;~go_function: GO:0005515 - protein binding [Evidence IEA];~go_function: GO:0005524 - ATP binding [Evidence IEA];~go_function: GO:0016887 - ATPase activity [Evidence IEA]) produces the protein MPRAKRSIEELANKSDSDDDDYSDHPVRSSRRSASRTKSKKKSKPVKKRARRDSDDDIISDDEIFDEAEDLSFAESEEEEDDTNAQRNARGLVARRAATNRPLYNEPESSSIEDDDTDDDERPKPSPQKRKSTVVTLKVGDALKQNFQGPRRVTRRTRDPSEDFHALTTSGRHMETVERGTTRSPEIERRRGSRGSKRAPVLDEEEEDLQPKQEDEEMVDETTMEIKGSQLEIMESDVQISFEDGMPPAAGEGQETTTADDEGFVPESENGDAKEGGGGDDDDDDDDDDDDEDEGPTTRRRNRPNRSQQADDEAEQPEEDEAAQPRRSSRKKPKSSQRKRQDDEESDFEPEEEESNDDDEISQSGKSQASPRKGSQAHEEDEDSTAGRRPGLRKRASRSRGQSEVGADIAEELAEELEDLRGGRPRRRVQQEIVYEKPRRSRKDVDYRIIRPDLILPIEEAENEVNESPSRRGRGGGGNSWQRTLFPTYGPFGGGGPSAILGPPGAPAATGGVDSDSSDDEVMQHPKGGAGGSISGPAQPGAGLVGTQTHSADAAQGHAGTPANLGKVKDKQTLADADPLGVDMSVNFDSVGGLQGHIDQLKEMVSLPLLYPEIFQRFHIVPPRGVLFHGPPGTGKTLLARALANSVSSNGRKVTFYMRKGADALSKWVGEAERQLRLLFEEARKTQPSIIFFDEIDGLAPVRSSKQEQIHASIVSTLLALMDGMDGRGQVIVIGATNRPDSIDPALRRPGRFDREFYFPLPNKDGRRSILDIHTKGWDPPLPGPIKDELAEITKGYGGADLRALCTEAALNAVQRRYPQIYKSNQKLLIDPKTIEVTPKDFMLAIKKMVPSSERSTSSGASPLPPSVEPLLRTPLTEIKNLLSLILPQRKRLTALEEAQFEEPEGSGSFQREQMQQEFDRSRVFRPRMLLRGPLGMGQQYLAGALLHHFEGLHVQAFDLPTLLSDSTRSPEAAVIQLFAEVKRHKPSVIYIPNIQAWTDTVGPAVMSTFLGLLRSVPPTDPVLLLGVQESAGEDMDNGVLRNLFGYSKKNFYDLRAPGSEARYEYFTKVIDYVKTSPAHLPDPENRKKRELETLEVAPPPPPKPATPLSKEQLKAQKKKDHQTLNLLKIRIQPIMDQIKKYKRFRTGVIDESQIRYLWEEEDPNIVTSDLPIEQRTTFRPFEKAFDKNGVPGLREAVSGKFFYNLEIVTIEKRLSNGYYKRPKDFLADIKRLAKDARQLGEQERLLRANELLSNVEVDIATIEQTEPALVTECEGVYVRELEREKLAIEKARKAAEEEEAGLIGRAAANRVPHGNTESGPSSGPVVLGETFPDLGPKETARPVTPTRRSAVSFITNGYHTGGGSDLNDLSTHALTSNGSHEERPDGDGDTYMTNSDHSAERETQTSSFGPSAQPKPPYSHTAPSQQVRRESGISSFSQKGPMTPMAPGSQPHEYTNEASTTQTTSDKKSSEQSSVPNPYTQSPVATQGMRHDFPDLTQYPDRVSQEEHLPDTQQGDSSQPSPRPAADMAPLENGPAHSQPRAQPPVPLFDHPTKPAAHVPAGMQSLLNNEDLSPKITLDLEYVQKLHEQLTQRTSGCSVEQLEQINTNLMDYLWQTRGEWNRSKVAAGIQDTFNEVLEDMQAMQEIGPISQKTKEQLYPL, from the exons ATGCCTCGTGCTAAGCGCTCCATCGAGGAGTTGGCCAATAAGTCCGACTCGGACGATGACGACTACAGCGATCATCCCGTGCGCTCATCTCGACGCTCCGCCTCTCGAaccaagtccaagaagaagtccaagcCCGTCAAGAAAAGGGCCCGTCGCGATTCCGACGAcgacatcatctccgatgACGAGATCTTCGACGAGGCCGAGGACCTTTCATTCGCCGagtccgaagaagaggaagatgataccAACGCTCAACGCAACGCTCGCGGGTTAGTCGCTCGCCGGGCCGCTACCAACCGTCCCCTCTACAACGAGCCCGAATCCAGCAGCATCGAAGACGACGATACGGACGATGACGAACGCCCTAAACCCTCGCCCCAGAAACGCAAGAGTACGGTGGTCACCCTGAAGGTCGGCGACGCCTTGAAACAAAACTTTCAGGGCCCCCGCCGGGTCACTCGGCGCACGCGGGATCCATCGGAGGATTTCCACGCCCTAACGACGTCCGGACGACATATGGAGACCGTCGAACGAGGAACCACACGGAGCCCTGAGATAGAGCGGCGTCGGGGGTCCCGTGGCTCGAAGCGGGCCCCGGTgctcgatgaggaggaggaggacttGCAGCCgaagcaggaggatgaagagatggtCGATGAGACCACCATGGAGATCAAAGGCTCTCAACTCGAAATTATGGAAAGCGATGTTCAGATCAGCTTTGAGGACGGCATGCCGCCTGCAGCAGGCGAGGGACAAGAGACAACCACggcagatgatgaagggtTCGTTCCAGAGTCTGAAAATGGCGATGCAAAGgagggcggcggcggcgacgatgacgacgacgacgacgacgacgacgacgacgaggatgagggccCGACGACACGAAGGAGGAATCGACCCAACCGCAGCCAGCAGGCAGACGACGAGGCCGAGCAGcccgaggaggacgaggctgCACAGCCGCGCCGGTCCAGTCGAAAGAAGCCGAAAAGTTCACAACGAAAACGccaagacgacgaagagagTGATTTcgagccagaggaagaagagtctaatgacgacgacgagatCTCACAGTCTGGGAAGTCGCAAGCTTCACCACGCAAGGGAAGTCAGGCccatgaggaggatgaggacagCACCGCCGGCCGTCGCCCGGGTCTCCGCAAACGCGCGTCCCGATCCCGGGGACAGTCCGAAGTGGGTGCTGACATCGCGGAGGAGCTCGCagaggaattggaggatcTTCGCGGCGgtcgtcctcgtcggcgAGTGCAACAGGAGATTGTTTACGAGAAGCCTCGCCGCAGTCGCAAGGATGTTGACTACCGCATCATCCGGCCTGATCTGATCCTGCCCAttgaggaggccgagaaCGAAGTCAATGAATCCCCTTCACGCCGCGGCCGGGGAGGCGGCGGCAACAGTTGGCAGCGAACCCTGTTTCCCACATATGGGCCATTCGGAGGCGGCGGGCCGTCTGCCATCTTGGGGCCCCCGGGCGCACCGGCTGCTACGGGTGGGGTAGACAGCGATAGTAGTGACGACGAGGTTATGCAGCATCCCAAGGGTGGTGCAGGGGGTTCCATCTCGGGCCCTGCGCAGCCTGGTGCCGGCCTCGTGGGTACGCAGACTCACAGCGCCGATGCAGCCCAGGGCCACGCCGGGACGCCTGCAAATCTCGGCAAAGTCAAAGACAAGCAGACACTGGCTGATGCTGACCCGTTGGGTGTGGACATGAGCGTCAACTTTGACAGTGTGGGTGGCTTACAGGGCCACATCGACCAGTTGAAGGAAATGGTGTCGCTGCCGCTACTATATCCAGAGATCTTCCAACGCTTCCACATCGTACCCCCGCGAGGTGTGCTTTTCCATGGACCCCCCGGAACTGGTAAGACGCTGCTCGCCCGAGCATTGGCGAACAGTGTCAGCTCGAATGGCCGTAAGGTGACCTTCTACATGCGCAAGGGTGCCGACGCTTTAAGTAAATGGGTGGGTGAAGCGGAGCGACAGCTTCGGTTGCTCTTCGAAGAGGCTCGAAAGACACAGCCTAGCattatcttcttcgatgaaaTCGATG GATTGGCACCTGTACGGTCAAGTAAGCAGGAACAAATCCATGCCTCGATTGTATCCACTCTGCTGGCGTTGATGGATGGTATGGATGGACGTGGACAAGTCATCGTCATTGGCGCCACGAACCGTCCCGACTCGATTGACCCAGCTCTTCGACGCCCGGGTCGTTTCGATCGCGAATTTTACTTTCCACTGCCCAACAAGGATGGCCGACGTTCTATCCTGGACATCCACACCAAGGGCTGGGATCCACCGCTGCCTGGTCCCATCAAGGATGAGCTGGCGGAGATCACCAAGGGCTATGGTGGTGCTGATCTTCGTGCCCTCTGCACAGAGGCAGCCCTCAATGCAGTGCAACGACGATACCCCCAAATCTACAAGTCTAACCAGAAGCTACTCATCGACCCGAAGACCATTGAAGTGACCCCCAAGGATTTCATGTTGGCGATCAAGAAGATGGTCCCGTCGTCGGAGCGATCAACCTCGTCGGGTGCCTCACCCCTGCCCCCCTCGGTCGAGCCTTTGCTGCGCACGCCTCTCACAGAGATCAAGAATTTGTTGTCTTTGATCTTGCCGCAGCGAAAGAGGCTTACAGCCTTAGAAGAGGCGCAGTTTGAGGAACCGGAAGGATCAGGAAGCTTCCAGCGCGAACAAATGCAGCAGGAGTTCGATCGCTCCCGGGTGTTCCGTCCTCGCATGCTGCTCCGCGGGCCGCTAGGAATGGGCCAGCAGTATCTGGCCGGCGCCCTTTTGCACCATTTCGAGGGACTTCATGTTCAAGCTTTCGATCTCCCTACCCTGCTCAGCGACTCGACTCGGTCACCGGAGGCCGCCGTCATCCAGCTTTTCGCCGAAGTCAAAAGGCACAAGCCGAGTGTGATCTACATCCCGAACATCCAGGCTTGGACTGATACCGTCGGCCCGGCCGTGATGTCTACGTTCCTGGGTTTACTGCGGTCAGTTCCTCCGACCGATCCTGTGCTGCTATTGGGCGTGCAGGAGTCGGCAGGTGAGGATATGGACAACGGTGTGCTGCGGAACTTGTTTGGGTATTCAAAGAAAAACTTTTACGATCTCAGAGCGCCAGGTAGCGAGGCACGCTACGAATACTTTACAAAAGTCATTGACTACGTTAAGACATCACCTGCACACCTTCCCGACCCGGAGAatcggaagaagagggagctGGAGACGTTGGAAGTtgcacctccaccgccccCTAAGCCGGCAACGCCCCTCTCCAAGGAGCAGCTCAAGGcgcagaaaaagaaagaccacCAAACTCTTAACCTACTCAAGATCCGCATCCAGCCTATCATGGACCAGATCAAGAAGTACAAGCGGTTCCGCACTGGCGTTATCGATGAATCGCAGATTCGCTAcctttgggaggaggaagacccGAACATCGTGACAAGTGATCTACCAATTGAACAGCGCACCACCTTCCGGCCGTTTGAGAAGGCCTTCGACAAGAATGGAGTGCCTGGGTTGCGCGAGGCCGTGTCGGGCAAATTCTTCTACAACCTCGAGATAGTCACCATCGAGAAGCGGCTCTCCAACGGGTACTACAAGCGGCCCAAGGACTTCTTGGCAGACATTAAGAGGCTCGCCAAGGACGCCCGGCAGCTAGGAGAGCAGGAAAGACTGTTGCGCGCCAACGAATTGTTGTCCAATGTCGAGGTGGATATTGCTACCATCGAGCAAACTGAGCCCGCTCTGGTGACGGAATGCGAAGGGGTCTACGTGCGAGaactggagagagagaaactTGCCATCGAAAAGGCGCGCAAGgcggcggaagaagaggaggcagGCCTGATCGGTCGCGCGGCGGCAAACCGAGTCCCGCACGGCAACACAGAGTCGGGCCCATCCAGCGGGCCGGTGGTCCTAGGTGAGACGTTCCCGGATCTTGGTCCGAAAGAGACGGCCCGACCGGTGACGCCTACCCGTCGGTCGGCAGTGAGCTTCATCACTAATGGCTACCATACCGGGGGCGGATCGGACCTGAACGATCTCAGTACGCATGCGCTCACCAGTAACGGCTCGCATGAGGAGCGCccggatggtgatggtgatactTACATGACCAACTCGGATCACTCTGCCGAAAGGGAGACACAGACGAGTTCGTTTGGTCCGTCGGCGCAGCCCAAACCTCCCTATTCACACACCGCGCCATCGCAGCAGGTGCGCCGGGAGTCGGGAATTTCAAGCTTCTCGCAGAAGGGCCCCATGACGCCCATGGCGCCCGGATCCCAACCTCACGAGTACACTAACGAGGCATCGACGACACAGACGACGTCGGACAAGAAGTCGTCCGAGCAGTCCTCGGTGCCAAATCCGTACACGCAGAGTCCGGTAGCCACTCAAGGGATGCGACATGATTTCCCCGATCTCACGCAGTACCCGGACCGGGTATCGCAGGAGGAACATCTTCCGGATACGCAACAGGGAGACAGCAGCCAGCCGTCACCCCGACCGGCTGCCGATATGGCGCCGCTGGAAAATGGCCCGGCGCACTCGCAGCCACGGGCTCAGCCGCCGGTACCCCTGTTCGACCACCCAACCAAGCCGGCAGCGCATGTGCCGGCGGGAATGCAGTCGCTGCTGAACAATGAGGACCTGTCGCCGAAAATAACGCTTGACCTGGAATACGTGCAGAAGCTGCACGAGCAGCTCACACAGCGGACGAGCGGCTGCAGCGTGGAGCAGCTAGAGCAGATCAACACGAACCTGATGGACTACCTATGGCAGACGCGGGGAGAATGGAATCGGAGCAAGGTGGCAGCGGGAATCCAGGACACGTTCAACGAGGTGCTGGAGGACATGCAGGCAATGCAGGAGATCGGGCCGATCAGCCAGAAGACGAAGGAGCAGCTGTATCCGTTGTAG